A window of the Gossypium arboreum isolate Shixiya-1 chromosome 2, ASM2569848v2, whole genome shotgun sequence genome harbors these coding sequences:
- the LOC108466351 gene encoding uncharacterized protein LOC108466351, with product MPYEANYLTHDLEFAAVVFVLKIWRHYLYDYDCSIEYHPGKVNVVADTLSRRVVSDLRALFTYLSLFDNGSLLAKLQVIPTWTDQIKEKQLLDESLVPHFRSVENGETTDFGLNSEGVLCFRERVCTLRDSDLRQSILQELHSSPYAIHIG from the exons ATGCCTTATGAGGCAAATTACCTCACTCATGACTTGGAGTTTGCTGCGGTGGTTTTCgtactgaagatttggaggcattacttatacg attatgattgttcaattgagTACCACCCTGGTAAGGTTAATGTGGTAGCTGACACACTGAGCCGTAGggttgtatctgatctgagagcactGTTTACTTATCTCAGCCTATTTGATAATGGTAGCTTGTTGGCTAAGCTTCAAGTGATACCGACATGGACTGATCAAATTAAGGAGAAACAGTTGTTGGATGAGTCATTAGTTCCTCATTTCCGATCAGTTGAGAATGGAGAGACTacggattttgggttgaatagtgAGGGAGTACTATGTTTTCGTGAGAGAGTTTGTACACTGAGGGATTCTGATTTGAGGCAATCTATACTGCAGGAGTTGCATAGTAGTCCATATGCTATACATATTGGCTAA